In the Microcebus murinus isolate Inina chromosome 14, M.murinus_Inina_mat1.0, whole genome shotgun sequence genome, one interval contains:
- the LOC142875593 gene encoding rho GTPase-activating protein 22-like — protein sequence MASSQRDMEDWVQAIRRVIWAPLGGGIFGQRLEDTVRHERKYGPRLAPLLVEQCVDFIRERGLAEEGLFRMPGQANLVRDLQDSFDCGEKPLFDSTTDVHTVASLLKLYLRELPEPVVPFARYEDFLSCAQLLTKDEGEGTLELAKQVSNLPQANYNLLRYICKFLDEVQSHSNVNKMSVQNLATVFGPNILRPQIEDPVTIMEGTSLVQHLMTVLIRKHSQLFSASAAPAPAAPRGGPHCAVGWGPEEVSRDSQGGPGDPALPAQRTSSLDRAAAAVLARASSTGLGSRPAPAGPAKKVQTLPGWKSSFRQPGSGSVSPKGVGSSLEVPIISSGGNWLMNGLSTLRGHRRASSGDRLPDSDSAQRLSTYDNVPPPSLAPGTPSAASSAWSWPSWGEASAGASLSSCTACRASDSSARSSLHAEWALEPSPLPSDSEDRHSPGPGRSADEAGGREPREPGSPVRERARRSEALQGLVSELRGELSRQRAEYELSMKRLEEDSADLRRCVSCLEEELEQEKKRNVLLEIKLRNSERARGDAERRNQLLQREMEEFFSTLGSLTVGTKGARAPK from the exons ATGGCCAGCTCCCAGCGTGACATGGAGGACTGGGTGCAGGCCATCCGCCGGGTCATCTGGGCCCCGCTTGGCGGAG GGATCTTTGGGCAGCGCCTGGAGGACACGGTGCGCCACGAGCGGAAGTACGGCCCCCGCCTGGCCCCGCTGCTGGTGGAGCAGTGTGTGGACTTCATCCGGGAGCGCGGGCTCGCCGAGGAGGGGCTCTTCCGCATGCCGGGCCAGGCCAACCTGGTGAGGGACCTGCAGGACTCCTTTGACTGTGGAGAGAAGCCGCTGTTTGACAG CACCACGGACGTGCACACGGTGGCCTCCCTGCTGAAGCTCTACCTGCGGGAGCTCCCCGAGCCTGTGGTCCCCTTCGCCAGGTATGAGGACTTCCTCAGCTGCGCCCAGCTGCTCACCAAGGATGAGGGGGAG gGGACTCTGGAGTTGGCTAAACAAGTGAGCAACCTTCCTCAGGCCAATTACAACCTGCTTAGATATATCTGCAA GTTTCTGGATGAAGTTCAGTCCCACTCAAACGTCAACAAGATGAGTGTCCAGAACTTAGCAACTGTTTTTGGACCTAACATTCTACGCCCACAGATAGAAGACCCAGTGACCATCATGGAAG GCACCTCCCTCGTGCAGCACCTGATGACCGTCCTCATCCGCAAGCACAGCCAGCTCTTCAGCGCCTCGGCCGCGCCagcgcccgccgccccgcgcggGGGCCCGCACTGCGCAGTGGGCTGGGGCCCCGAGGAGGTCTCGAGGGACAGCCAGGGAGGGCCCGGCGACCCCGCTCTGCCCGCGCAAAGGACCTCGTCTCTGGACCGGGCCGCCGCGGCCGTGCTGGCCAGGGCCTCCTCCACGGGGCTGGGCAGCCGCCCCGCACCCGCCGGCCCCGCGAAGAAGGTGCAGACTCTGCCCGGCTGGAAGTCGTCCTTCCGGCAGCCGGGGTCCGGGTCCGTGAGCCCGAAGGGGGTTGGCTCGTCCCTGGAGGTGCCCATCATCTCCTCGGGCGGGAACTGGCTCATGAACGGGCTGTCCACGCTGCGCGGCCACCGCCGGGCCTCGTCGGGAGACCGGCTCCCGGACTCGGACTCCGCGCAGAGACTCTCCACCTACGACAACGTGCCGCCGCCCAGCCTGGCGCCCGGCACGCCCAGCGCGGCCAGCAGCGCGTGGTCCTGGCCGTCGTGGGGCGAGGCCTCGGCGGGGGCCTCGCTCAGCAGCTGCACGGCCTGCCGCGCCAGCGACTCGTCGGCCCGCAGCTCGCTGCACGCCGAGTGGGCCCTGGAGCCGTCCCCGCTCCCCAGCGACAGCGAGGACCGCCACTCCCCGGGCCCCGGCCGCAGCGCGGACGAGGCGGGCGGCCGCGAGCCCAGGGAGCCGGGCAGCCCGGTCCGGGAACGCGCGCGCCGCTCCGAGGCGCTGCAGGGCCTGGTCTCGGAGCTCAGGGGGGAGCTGAGCCGGCAGAGGGCTGAGTATGAGCTGAGTATGAAAAG ACTCGAGGAGGACAGTGCGGACCTGAGGCGGTGCGTGTcctgcctggaggaggagctggagcaggagaagaaaaggaacgTGCTGCTGGAGATCAAGCTGCGCAACTCCGAGCGGGCGCGCGGGGACGCGGAGCGGAGGAACCAGCTGCTGCAGAGGGAGATGGAGGAGTTCTTTTCGACCCTGGGAAGCTTGACTGTTGGGACGAAAGGTGCCAGAGCCCCTAAGTAA